The genomic stretch TATTAGTGAAAAAGCCTTATCAATCATTCTCTACACCGCACCTTTAGGAGTTTTTGCTTTAATTACTTCCGTGATTGCTACCCAGGGCATTGGTTTAATAGTTAAGTTGTTGGCTTATGTATTAGGCTTACTCTTTGCAACTTTATTGATGACAGGTTTTTATGTGATTATTTTAGTCCTTCTCAAAGAACAACCGGGTAAATTTTTTAGTAGTATTGGTGAAGCGTTAATTTTAGCATTTGGTACAGCTAGTTCTAATGCCGCTTTACCTGTATTACTACAAAATATTCAAGAGAAATATGGACTAAGTGAAGATATTGCCAGTTTTGCCATTCCTCTTGGTACAGCTTTAAAACGAGATGGTGCGGCAATTTTACAGGGTTTTAATGCTCTTTTCATTGCTCAAATTTATCATGTACCCATGACGACTTCTCTAATTACCGCCGTTGCTCTTAGTAGTTTGTTAGTATCTTTCAGTACGCCCGGAGTACCCGGATCGGCTTTAATTACTATGGCGACAGTATTGTCAGCTTCAGGATTACCTTTAGAGGGAATTGCGATCGTGGCAGGAGTCGATCGATTAACAGACGGATTTAAAACCGTGATTAATCTTATTGGTAATAGTGTAAATGCGATCGCCTTAAGCCATTGGGAAAGATCTCCAGAAACAGTAAAATTAAATACTGTTGGTTAAGTTATGGAAATTATACCGATAAAACCTTAAATATTTCATGTTCAGAACGTCCAGATATTAAAGTATCCCAATTGATTGATTTTAAAAATTCCTCTGGCGACAAAGTTTCTACCACATCTACTCCCCAATCACCAAAGTCTAACGAATTAGGGCTGGAAGTATTAGCGGGAGTATTTTTTATCCCCCCCAAAGCTAATACACGGTAAGGCAATTTTTCCCCTAACTCTATTTCACGAAAATTGACCAAAACCTTAACTAACATATTGCTTACAATCTCAGGAGTTTCCTTTGTTTTAATTTCACAAATCCAATGAGGATGATCAATTTGATTTACTTCCCAATTATTAGGCAAGTTATTTTTAAACCCTTGACAAAATTTTTCCCTTGATAATGGAGGGGCTATATCTTCTGTAATACTGTAATTATGAGATAAAAGAAATCTATTTAACATAAATTATTTATCAAAACTCTTGTAAATTTAGTATTAATTAAGTATAACTCAGATTTTATGTCAGAACAATAATACTATCAAAAAAAACGGGAAAAACCAATTTTACGAGTGTTAAAATCAATTTTTGTTACTTTTTCCTCTTTCCTTTTCCTTCTTTTTACCGATAATTTTATGTCGAACGGAGGTTATTTATTATTAATGCCAACAATCAGTTCTTGATTTATCAGTATTTCTCCTATCTCCTACCCTCACCAAAAAACTTTTTTAGTAAAGCCTAAATATAATTATTCTAAATGACTTATCATAAACTATATAATTTAAAAAGATTGAATATAAAGAGTTGCAAATGTCAATTTTAGAAGAACTAGATGATTTTATTAATAAAGCAAATGATTCCAGAGAAATCAAAAGAGCGATCGCCGTAAAAATGCAGATACAAGGAGTAAATTATAAGAGAATACAAGAATTATTGTCTTGTTCACAAAGTTTTATCAGTAAATGGAAAGGCGAATTTAGTAGAAAAGGAACTGAAGGATTAAAATTAAAATATAAAGGTAGTAAAAGTTACTTATCTGTAGAACAACAAACAGAAATTATTAGATGGATAGAAACACAAAACGGCATTACACGGGAGTTATTAGAACAGGAAATATTAAATAGATATTCTGTAGTTTTCGCCTCTGAGCAAAGTTACTATGACTTATTGAAAAAAGGGGGAGTTAGTGGGAAAAAATCACAAAAAAAAAAGAAATGAAGATTCGGTAAAAGAAAACACAAAACAGTTGATATATAATGATCAGTAAAGAATTATAAATAAATATTAATTTATTTTAAGCAATATTATGCGATCGTTAGAAAAACTTTCTTACTCATATTCATTATCAGATTGGCGACAAGGTTATGAATCTCAACCTCAAGAATCAGAATATATTATTGATAATATAGAAGGAGAAATACCTGTAGATTTATCAGGGACACTATATCGTAATGGTCCGGGATTGTTGGAAATTTATGATACACCCTTACAACATCCTTTTGACGGTGATGGCATGATTTGTTCTTTTAGTTTTGATAATGGGCAATGTTTTTTCCGCAATCGCTTTGTTAAAACAAGAGAATATATAGAAGAACACAAAGCTGGTAAAATGCTTTACCGTGGCGTATTTGGCAGTCAAAAACCGGGGGGATGGTTAGCCAATTTATTTGATATTCGGGTAAAAAATATCGCTAATACGAATGTTATCTATTGGGGAAACAAATTATTAGCCTTATGGGAGGCTGCACAACCTTATTCTCTTAACCCTGAAAATTTAGAAACGATCGGGCTAGATAATTTAGAGGGTACTTTACAACAAGAAGATGTTTTTAGCGCACATCCAAGAATCGATCGTCAATCTTTATTCAATCATGGTAAACCTTCTTTAGTTAATTTTGGGATTAAACCCGGACTTTCTAGTACTATCACTGTATATGAATTTGACGAATTAGGGAAAATTATCGATCGATATAGTCATATAACAAAAGGATTTTCGTTTATTCACGATTTTGTCATTACACCTAACTATTGCATATTTTTTCAAAACCCAACCACTTATAACCCTTTGCCTTTTATTTTTGGTCTTCGGGGAGCTGGAGAATGTGTTAACTTTGAAAGTAATAAACCAACTAAAATTATTTTAATACCTCGTAATACACCTCATGATCAGATTATAACCTTAGAAGTTGAAGCGGGATTTATTTTTCATCATAGCAATGCTTTTGAAGTTAACAATACCGAAATAATTATAGACTCTATCTGTTATTCTCAACTTAGCCAAATTGATCCAAAGAGTAGCTATAAAGAGGTAGATTTCGATAAACTTGCACCAGGGCAACTATGGCGGTTTAAACTTAATTTGACAACGAAACAAGTTATCAAAGAGTTAATTAACCCACGTTGTGTTGAATTTCCTTCTATTAATTCGGAAAATGTAGGACGAAACTATCGCTATATTTTTATTGGTGCTAGTGATCATCCGACAAAAAATGCACCTTTACAAGCCCTGCTAAAATTAGACTTAATTACTAAGCAAGAACAATTATATTCTTTTGCTCCAAAAGGTTTTACTGGTGAACCAGTATTTATACCTAAAAAAAATCCCGAATCAGAGGATGATGGCTGGGTATTGACTTTGGTTTATGATTCTACTTATCACCGTTCCGATTTAGTCATCTTTGATGGTAAGAACATTAGTCAACCAATTGCCACTTTACACTTAAAACAACATATTCCCTATGGATTACATGGTAGTTGGAAAGAAAAAAATAATTAGGTTTTGTCGGATCGATCGATAAATTGAAATGAGGAGTTTCAGAAAAATAAAAAACCCCATTTTTCAACTTTTAAATTCCTCATTAACAATCGAAGAAGTCTATTATTGATATACTTTCTAGCCATCTGTTGTATAAAAACTGATAATTCCAAGAACCTTGAAAAGCTATACAATTGCTGAAATCCCCAGAAAATCTTTATGAAAATGCTCTTTGATTACGTCTGTTAGTCCATCAATTGCTTTGCTTAATTCTTCAATTTGTATTCGTCTGACCACTGCTAAAACTGATGATATAGCAATAAACGGGTTAGTTAAGACATTCTCAAAATCTTTGTCATTCCGAGCATAGAGAGGAATCTCAAAACGTCCTAATCAACTCGTTATCTACTATACTAGGTAAGATAATATATGTGTTACTTGTTAAAACAGTTACAAGGAAATTTTATTCTTTGAGAGTTTTTAAGTGGTTGTTCCTTTTCCATCATGATTAATCCTGAAAATTTATTCCATAATATTCCTTTTCTGGTTGAGGAAGAAGATTTCTCCGAACTATTAAACTATCGTAACGTTGTCATTGAAAGAATTGTTAGTAGCGATCGCCCCGATAATAAAGTTTATAATCAAGAACAAGACGAATGGGTAATATTAATTGAGGGAGAAGCACAGTTAAAAATTAATGATGATATTGTTAACCTGAAAGCATGGGATTATCTCTTTATTTCTGCTCAAACTCCTCATCAAGTCTTGACAACTTCTAGGAATTGTATTTGGTTAGCAATCCATATTTATCCCCATAATTGAAGAATGGAATACTAAAGATTTGAAAACCAATTTTATTTTCTGAGGGTATAAACAACTTGGTTACGCATTTGCCAATAGTGTCTTGCTAAAATCAAGAGGTATATTTTTTATAAACCTGTCATTTTCACAAGAAATATAAATATTTTCTTGAGCTTGAACATTCATCCAATTAATCTGTTTTTTCATTTTATCACCTACTCTACTCGTCAATATTTATCCTTGACTTTCTATAACTTTCTCCATTTTTTCTAGTATCATAATATCTTAATTTTATTATATTTTTCTTCTGTAATTGATGGTTAAAAAAATCTTGTTTAAAATAGTTAAAAACATTTACTTGGTTATTTTTATGATTTTTATAAGCCTCATCTGTTAATAATTTTAGACCGAGTATATTTTTATAAATATTAGTAAATAAGTTACCATTAGGGATTATTTCGACTATTTTCTCCATTGCTTCAATTGCACAAAAATGAAGAAGGTAAATAAAACTTGATGTTAAGACAACTGTTGATTAAATTTTACTGGCAACAGTGAAAAAAAGAAAATGAGGTCGTCCAAAAGGCTCAAAAAAAATTTGACACAGACAAAGATATGTGATTTTTTTTTGGCAAAAATATTATTCTAATGATAGGATTGTAGGAATTTAACTTTCAAAATTTGTATTCCTAAATACAATCATTCATTACCAAATTAATTATGTTGATTACTAACCAAGATAAAAAAATAGACATCAAATATCTGGAGAATTTTTCTCTTACTAACGATGAAGGTGCGGATGTTATTCAAGGATTAATTAGCATACCAAAAAGTTTACCATCAAAATATTTTTACGATCGCCTTGGTTCAGAATTATTTGAAAAAATTTGTGACTTACCTGAATATTATCCTACCCGTACCGAAACAAGTATTTTAACTACCGCTAGTAAGGAAATTGCTGACATCACAGGGATTTGCGAATTAGTGGAATTAGGTAGTGGTAGCTCAACGAAAACCCGTCTGCTATTATCTGCTTATGATAGTTTAGGTAAACCTTGGCAATATGTACCGATCGATGTTAGTAGCGAAATTCTCAAAAATACTGCCTTACAATTGCATGAAGAATATGATAATCTGTCCATTTTAGGTTTAGTGGGAACTTATGAACAGGCTTTATTACAACTTCCTTCCTCTTCTTTATCCCAACGGATGATTATTTTTTTAGGAAGTACATTAGGTAATTTTACTCATCAACAAAGTGATCTGCTTTTCAATGAAGTCAGAGATATATTAACAGTGGGAGATTATTTTCTATTAGGCATCGACTTACAAAAACCTGTGGATATTTTGGAAAATGCTTATAACGATAGTCAAGGTATAACCGCAGCATTTAACCTGAATATGTTATGTCATATTAACCGTTGTTTTGACGGAAATTTTGACATAAATTTATTTAAACATCAAGCTATTTATAATCAAGAAAAGCAACAAATTGAGATGTATTTATACGCTCAAAAATATCATAAAGTCAGATTAGATAAATTAGATTTAAACATCAATTTTAAAGAAAATGAGCCAGTTTTAACGGAAATTTCTCGAAAATTTAACTTAAATCAAATGCAAGAATTTTTAGCAAATCACCAATTAAAAACTATCAAATATTGGACTGATGAAAATAAATATTTTGGATTAATTTTAACTCAACTTTGTCAATAAATATTAATCTACTAACTAACAATTATGCTATTAACTAACAGTCATAAATATTTACTATTAAATAAGTGCAGTAAAATAGATATTATTAATTATTTAAAGGACTCTTGGGAAACAGAAGATTTATTATTTAAAAGTATTCTTAATCCTGAAACATTTTATCAAAATCCCGACTCTTTACGCAATCCTCTTATTTTTTATTTAGGACATTCTGCGGTTTTTTATATTAATAAATTAGTTATTCTTGGCTTATTAAAAGACAATCAACGAATTAATCCAGACTATGAAAAATTATATGAAATGGGAGTAGATCCAGAAACACCAAAAGAGTTACAACAAGCTATTGCCTCTGTAGAATGGGCAAAAGTAGAACAATTATGGCATTATCGTCACCAAGCCTATGAAACAGTTATTAATATCATCGAAAAAACTCCCCTGACTTTACCCATAACTCCCGATAGTGTTTGGTGGGGAATAGTCATGAGTATCGAACATCAAAGGATACATATCGAAACTTCGTCGATGTTGATTCGACAACTGTCGTTAGAATTAGTAACGAAACCAAGTCAATGGAATTATGCAAAGTCTCAAGGAAAACCGCCTCAAAACGAGATGATAAAAATAGAAGGAGGCATAGTAACATTGGGAAAGAAAAAAGACGATAATCTTTACGGTTGGGATATTGATTTTGGCGAAAGAGAAGTGATAGTTAATCCCTTTGAAGTTAGTAAATATATGATTACTAACGGCGAATTTTTAGAATTTGTTAATAACAAAGGTTATGATAATCAAGATTATTGGGATGAAATAGCATGGCAGTGGAAACATGAAAATAACGTAATTTATCCTAAATTTTGGCGAAAATCTGAAAATAATTATACTTATCGTTTAATGTTTGATGAAATTGATTTACCTTTAGATTTTCCAGTAGAAGTAAATCGCCACGAAGCTAATGCTTATTGTCATTATCTATCGAAAAAATCAGGAAAAAAATATCAGTTAATGAGTGAAGCACAATGGCAATTTCTTCAACAAAAAAGCGATGATAACGTTAATGACTATAACCTCAATTTTAAATTTATTTCCCCTCATCCTGTGGGTAGTTTAGAAATTGCAAAAAATCCTCAAGGTATTTACGACTTAAGAGGAAATGTGTGGGAATGGTTAGAAGATATTTTTACCCCTTTATCAGGCTTTAAGCCTCATTATTTATACCCAGATTATTCTGCAACTTTTTTCGATAATCGTCATTATATGCTTATTGGTGGATCCTGGGCAACCAACGGTTATGAGGCAACACCTTATTATCGCAACTGGTTTCGTCCTTATTTTTATCAACACGCAGGATTCAGAATCACATCCAGATTATGATTTCTTCAAAACAAAAATTATAGTTATTTCAAATAATAATGAGAGATTATCAGATGCTGTGAGGCTTATCAAAGTTTTCCAAATTATTGGGGAAGTCTATTGTATAAACTATTATCCTATAATATTATAGGCATAGGTATGCTCTTTTTTTTTTATATTAAGATTTTTTTAAGATGTTACAAATAAGAAATTAAAAGTTATGACTATCAATCATTACGGGGTTTCTAGTATTTTAACGGCTTCTCTTACCCAAGTGCAACAACTTTTAGGTAGTTGGTCAGAAGACATTATGTCTAGAGAGGGTAATACATATTTAGCTTTTGGTGAGGAATTTGATCGAACCGCCTTAAATTCTATCTTACAACCATGGCTTAATCAAGATTTTACGATTATTCCACCGATAAAAATATTAACCCCAGAACAGTTAAATGGTGCTAACGGTGCATTCTCCACACAAACCAACACCATTTATCTCTCCAGTGCTTTATTGACAGAAAACAACACCAATTCTCTGATCCGTGTTTTACTAGAAGAAATTGGACATAAAATTGATAGTGTAATCAATACGAAGGATACTCAAGGTGATGAAGGAGCGATTTTTGCTTCATTAGTGTTAGGGGAAAGTCTGTCGGAATCGCAATTACAACAGTTACAAGCAGAAGATGATACAGGGATAATTCTAGTTGATGGACAGACGATCGCTGTGGAGATGGCGAATTTTACTGGAACTGCCGGAAATGACAATATTACGGGAACTTCTGGAAATGATGTTATTCTAGGTTTAGGAGGAAATGATACCTTAGGTGGTGGAGATGGAAACGATCGTGTAGATGGAGGGGATGGTGATGATGTCATTCGTGGTGGTGCGGGGGATGATAATGGCTACATTGATGCTAATAGATACGGTTTAGCTGGGGGTAACGGGAACGATCATATCTTTGGCGAAGCTGGTGATGATCAGTTATACGGTGAAGCCGGGAATGATACCTTAGGTGGTGGAGATGGAAACGATCGTGTAGATGGAGGGGATGGTGATGATGTCATTCGTGGTGGTGCGGGGGATGATAATGGCTACATTGATGCTAATAGATACGGTTTAGCTGGGGGTAACGGGAACGATCGTATCTTTGGCGAAACTGGTGATGATCAGTTATACGGTGAAGCCGGGAATGATACCTTAGGTGGTGGAGATGGAAACGATTATCTTAACCCCGGTTTTGGAGTAGATAGCGTAGATGGTGGTTTAGGTAGTGATAGAATGGAGTGGAACTTGTCAAGTGAAACCACTCCCATTACCATTACCTATACTGATACCAGTAACGGTACAGTATCCAATGGTACAGTCTTCAAAAATATAGAAAGTTTTTATGTTACTACAGGCAGTGGCAATGATAATATCAACCTCAGTGCCTCTACAAATTCAATAATTTTGGGCAATGGTGGCAATGATACGATACAAGGAGGTTCCGGAAGCAATTATGTAGATGGAGGGTATGGTAATGATACCTTAGATGGT from Geminocystis sp. NIES-3709 encodes the following:
- the ovoA gene encoding 5-histidylcysteine sulfoxide synthase codes for the protein MLLTNSHKYLLLNKCSKIDIINYLKDSWETEDLLFKSILNPETFYQNPDSLRNPLIFYLGHSAVFYINKLVILGLLKDNQRINPDYEKLYEMGVDPETPKELQQAIASVEWAKVEQLWHYRHQAYETVINIIEKTPLTLPITPDSVWWGIVMSIEHQRIHIETSSMLIRQLSLELVTKPSQWNYAKSQGKPPQNEMIKIEGGIVTLGKKKDDNLYGWDIDFGEREVIVNPFEVSKYMITNGEFLEFVNNKGYDNQDYWDEIAWQWKHENNVIYPKFWRKSENNYTYRLMFDEIDLPLDFPVEVNRHEANAYCHYLSKKSGKKYQLMSEAQWQFLQQKSDDNVNDYNLNFKFISPHPVGSLEIAKNPQGIYDLRGNVWEWLEDIFTPLSGFKPHYLYPDYSATFFDNRHYMLIGGSWATNGYEATPYYRNWFRPYFYQHAGFRITSRL
- a CDS encoding dicarboxylate/amino acid:cation symporter is translated as MSLSTFILIALAIGIGFGTFLNTTFPASVGNLDLYFFLPVGESFLRLIQFLVVPIVFSSLILGFSRIQNASQVGRYTAKLLSSYLVTTAISLSIGMGVAWFLQPGSGLTGFEIPETSIASETPSLIDWLVSLIPINPLQALSEGNLLQIIFSAGIFTVGIQLAGEKSKPFISLMESIYAISEKALSIILYTAPLGVFALITSVIATQGIGLIVKLLAYVLGLLFATLLMTGFYVIILVLLKEQPGKFFSSIGEALILAFGTASSNAALPVLLQNIQEKYGLSEDIASFAIPLGTALKRDGAAILQGFNALFIAQIYHVPMTTSLITAVALSSLLVSFSTPGVPGSALITMATVLSASGLPLEGIAIVAGVDRLTDGFKTVINLIGNSVNAIALSHWERSPETVKLNTVG
- a CDS encoding cupin domain-containing protein, with the translated sequence MINPENLFHNIPFLVEEEDFSELLNYRNVVIERIVSSDRPDNKVYNQEQDEWVILIEGEAQLKINDDIVNLKAWDYLFISAQTPHQVLTTSRNCIWLAIHIYPHN
- a CDS encoding carotenoid oxygenase family protein, translated to MRSLEKLSYSYSLSDWRQGYESQPQESEYIIDNIEGEIPVDLSGTLYRNGPGLLEIYDTPLQHPFDGDGMICSFSFDNGQCFFRNRFVKTREYIEEHKAGKMLYRGVFGSQKPGGWLANLFDIRVKNIANTNVIYWGNKLLALWEAAQPYSLNPENLETIGLDNLEGTLQQEDVFSAHPRIDRQSLFNHGKPSLVNFGIKPGLSSTITVYEFDELGKIIDRYSHITKGFSFIHDFVITPNYCIFFQNPTTYNPLPFIFGLRGAGECVNFESNKPTKIILIPRNTPHDQIITLEVEAGFIFHHSNAFEVNNTEIIIDSICYSQLSQIDPKSSYKEVDFDKLAPGQLWRFKLNLTTKQVIKELINPRCVEFPSINSENVGRNYRYIFIGASDHPTKNAPLQALLKLDLITKQEQLYSFAPKGFTGEPVFIPKKNPESEDDGWVLTLVYDSTYHRSDLVIFDGKNISQPIATLHLKQHIPYGLHGSWKEKNN
- the egtD gene encoding L-histidine N(alpha)-methyltransferase, with translation MMLITNQDKKIDIKYLENFSLTNDEGADVIQGLISIPKSLPSKYFYDRLGSELFEKICDLPEYYPTRTETSILTTASKEIADITGICELVELGSGSSTKTRLLLSAYDSLGKPWQYVPIDVSSEILKNTALQLHEEYDNLSILGLVGTYEQALLQLPSSSLSQRMIIFLGSTLGNFTHQQSDLLFNEVRDILTVGDYFLLGIDLQKPVDILENAYNDSQGITAAFNLNMLCHINRCFDGNFDINLFKHQAIYNQEKQQIEMYLYAQKYHKVRLDKLDLNINFKENEPVLTEISRKFNLNQMQEFLANHQLKTIKYWTDENKYFGLILTQLCQ
- a CDS encoding DUF2656 family protein codes for the protein MLNRFLLSHNYSITEDIAPPLSREKFCQGFKNNLPNNWEVNQIDHPHWICEIKTKETPEIVSNMLVKVLVNFREIELGEKLPYRVLALGGIKNTPANTSSPNSLDFGDWGVDVVETLSPEEFLKSINWDTLISGRSEHEIFKVLSV
- a CDS encoding helix-turn-helix domain-containing protein, whose product is MSILEELDDFINKANDSREIKRAIAVKMQIQGVNYKRIQELLSCSQSFISKWKGEFSRKGTEGLKLKYKGSKSYLSVEQQTEIIRWIETQNGITRELLEQEILNRYSVVFASEQSYYDLLKKGGVSGKKSQKKKK